ATGCAGGAGCGCCGCCCCCGGCGCGAATTTGGCCGCAAATCGCGGCGAGGGCGCCGCTCCCACAGCGGTGTTTTGTCACAAATGGATAATCACGGATGAATGAAGACATCATTGTATTGACCGATGTCGTGCTGATTACCGTCATCGTCCAGCGTGGCGTGGCGGATACGGTGGTGCAGGCCGCCCAGAAGGCCGGGGCGCAGGGCGCGACGATTTTCTATGCGCGCGGCACCGGGGTGCGCCAGCGCCACCTGGGCGTGCTTGGCGTGGCGGTCAATGCGGAAAAGGAAGTGGTGTATATCGTGGCTTCCACTGACCAGGCCGACCGGATTTTCGAACGGATATTCGTTGCCGCCAAGCTCGATACGCCCGGCATGGGAATGATTTACATGACCCATCTGGAAAAAATGGCAACGCATGTGCCGCATGATCTGGTTGCCCGGATTGCCAGCCATGAGTGATGCCGGTTTGCTGCAATCTTACAAGGTGATCACCTGTTTCCTGCCTGCGGGCAAGGGCAAGGAGGTGCTCGATGATCTGCGCAAGCAAAAAGGGGTGTACAGCGGCTTTGTGCATCACGCACGAGGCGCGGGTGTCGACAGCAGGCGCGGCAATAATGCGCCGTTCTATGTGGAACGAGAGGTGATCACCGTGCTGGCGCCAGTGGCGCAGGCGGATGAGGTATTTGAATTTCTTTATTTCAATGCGGGCCTCGATCAGCCGCACGCCGGCATGGTGCTGATGGAAAAGGCGATTCGCGGGATGATGTGCAATCTTACCCCGGAAATGGTGGATGAAGGCTGAGCCGCACCCGGCATCGGGGCAACCCGGCGGTTCTTTTGGCTGCGACAAGCGCAACAATGCGCTACAGCAGGAATAGGGTGGCGAGGCCGAGGAAAATGAAGAAGCCCCCGCTATCGGTGACGGCGGTAATCAGCACGCTTGACCCCACAGCGGGGTCGCGCCCGAATTTGTGCATCGCCAGGGGGATGAAAACGCCCATGCTGGCCGCCAGCAGCAGGTTGAGAATCATGGCGCCAGTCATGACCGCGCCCAGTGCCGCATTCTGGTACAGGGCGTAGGCCAGCAGGCCAAGGATGGAGCCCCAGATCAGGCCGTTGACCAGGCTGACGCCAATTTCCTTGATAAACAGTTTACGCATGCTGCTGGGGTGGATTTGCCCCAGCGCCAGGCCGCGCACGATCATGGTAATAGTCTGGTTGCCGGAGTTTCCGCCAATGCCCGCGACAATGGGCATCAGCGCCGCGAGGGCGACAATTTTCTCGATCGAGCCTTCGAACACGCCGATCACCCGCGAGGCGATAAAGGCGGTCACCAGATTGATGGCCAGCCAGGTCCAGCGGTTTTGCATGGATTTCCATACCGAGGCGAACATGTCTTCCTCTTCGCGCAAGCCGGCCATGGCAAGTACATCGCTCTCCGCCTCTTCGCGGATGAAGTCCATCACTTCGTCAACGGTCAGGCGCCCCACCAGCTTGTTGTAGGAATTCACCACCGGCGCCGTCACCAAATCATAGCGCTCGAAGGCGGACGCGGCATCGCTTGCCTTGTCGTTGCCGTTGAAAACCACCGGGACGTCCGACATGGCTGCCGAGACCAGCGCTTCCGGGTTGTGCAGCAAAAGGCGTTTCAGGGGCAGTATGCCGCGCAGCTTTTCCTTGTTGTCCACGACGAACAGTTTGTCGGTATGGCTGGGCAGTTCGCCAAGTTTGCGCAAATCCGCCAGCACCTGCTCCAGGCTGATGTCTTCGCGTATGGTGACCATGTCGAAATCCATCAGCGAACCCACGGTGCCTTCCGAATAGGACAGGGCTGATTGCAGTTGAGCCTGTTCTTCCTTGTCCAGCGATTTGAACAGCTCTTCGATCACTTCGCGCGGCAGGTCGGCGGCAAGGTCGGCGATCTCGTCGGTATCCAGCTGTTCCGCCGCAGCCCGCAATTCGGCGGTGTCCATGGTGGCGATGAGCGATTCGCGAACCGCGTCCGATACTTCCAGCAGGATGTCGCCGTCGCGGTCCGCCCGCACGAGTTCCCAAACCACCAGCCGCTGATCGAGCGGCAGCGCTTCGAGAATGTAGGCGACGTCGGCTGGGTGCAGTGCGTCCAGCGTATTCTGCAATTCCGCCAGATTCTGCTTGTGCACCAGTTGCTGCACCAGATCGTGGCGCGGCATATCCTGCTTGTTCACCAGCGACTCCACCAGCTCATGTTTGTGCAAAAGCTCGACCACGCGCTTCAGGCTTTCCTGAACGCTTTCGCGCGGGGCGTTTTGGTGGCTATCTGACATGGCGGGTTCGGCTGCTTATGGCAATGAAGGGGTTATTATAGTGGTGGCACTGGCTAAGGTTCTATCTATCTGCGCATATTCCGGGCGCCGAATATCGCCGTTCCTATCCTGACGATGGTGGCGCCTTCGGCAATCGCGGCTTCCAGATCATTTGACATGCCCATGGACAGGGTGTCGAGCTGGAAGTTCTTGCGATTCAGCTGGTCGAGCAATTCGCGCACTGCCCGGAATTGCTGGCGTTGCAAAGCGGCATTTTCCGTCGCTGCGGGAATGGCCATCAGCCCGCGCAGTTGCAGGCGCGGCAAGGTGCGTACATGGGCTGCCAGGGCTTCCAGCTCCTGTGGGGCAACCCCGCCTTTGCTGGCCTCGCCGCTTACGTTGACTTCCAGACACACTTGCAGCGGGGGGAGTTGCGCGGGTCTGGCGAAGGACAGGCGGTCGGCGGTTTTTTCCCGGTCCACGCTGTGCACCCAGCTGAAATGTTCGGCAACCAGGCGTGTCTTGTTGCTCTGCAAGGGGCCGATGAAATGCCATTCCAGCGGCAAATCGGAGAGCGCCGCGATTTTGCCCACGGCTTCCTGCACGTAACTCTCGCCGAACGCGTTTTGCCCGGCCCGGAAAGCCTCCCGTACTGCTTCCGCGGGAAAGGTTTTGCTGACCGCAAGCAGACGGATGTCCTGTGGTACTCTTCCTGCCCGCAAGGCCGTGCTTTCAATGCGCTGTTTAACGGCTTGCAAGGCGCTTATGATTGTTGTCATAATGACCTTATTCTATTCGGTCATGCGGTCATGTGGCCGCACTTGGGGGATTATAAATGGAAATCTCGGATCTACTCGCCTTCTCGGTCAAGAACAAGGCCTCCGACCTGCACCTCTCCGCGGGACTGCCCCCGATGATCCGCGTCAACGGCGATGTCCGGCGCATCAACGTCGATTCGCTGGATCACAAGGGCGTGCATGGCATGGTGTACGACATCATGAACGACGGCCAGCGCAAGTTCTACGAGGAAAACCTCGAGGTCGATTTTTCCTTCGAGATTCCCGGCCTGGCCCGCTTCCGCGTCAATGCCTACAACCAGAACCGGGGTGCGGCAGCGGTCTTCCGTACCATTCCCTCCAAGGTGCTGACGCTCGAACAGCTCAATTGTCCGCCCATCTTCAAGGACATCGCTGACCAGCCGCGCGGTATCGTGCTCGTGACCGGGCCAACCGGTTCCGGCAAGTCCACCACCCTGGCGGCGATGATCAACCACATCAACGAAAACGAGTACGGCCACATCCTGACGGTGGAAGACCCGATCGAATTCGTGCATGAAAGCAAGCGTTGCCTGATCAACCAGCGCGAAGTCGGGCCGCATACCCTGTCATTTTCCAATGCACTGCGCTCGGCGCTGCGTGAAGACCCGGACATCATCCTGGTGGGTGAGATGCGCGACCTGGAAACGATCCGACTGGCCCTGACCGCGGCCGAAACCGGCCACCTGGTGTTTGGTACCCTGCATACCAGCTCTGCGGCCAAGACCATCGACCGGATCATCGACGTGTTCCCTGCCGCGGAAAAGGAAATGGTGCGTTCCATGCTGTCCGAATCGCTGCGCGCGGTCATTGCCCAGACCCTGCTGAAAACCAAGGATGGCAGTGGAAGGGTTGCCGCGCATGAAATCATGGTCGGCACGCCGGCGATCCGCAACCTGATCCGTGAAAACAAGATCGCCCAGATGTATTCCGCCATCCAGACCGGCCAGAACCTCGGCATGCAGACGCTCGACCAGTGCCTGACCGATCTGGTGCGACGCAATGTCGTGGCGCCGAACGAAGCCCGCACCAAGGCCATGAACAAAGACAGTTTCGGCGGCTGATAACCAGAATCACAAAGCGATCCCGCGCCCCTCTTCTCGCCGGATTGAGCGGCTTTGCCGCCAATCCCGGCGGGGACACTCCTTCCGGGTGCTCCCCCGGGAGAGAGCAGGGAGAGAGGGTTCGATAAAGAGGACAAAATATGGAACGCGAACAGGCACAGAAATTCATGCACGATCTGCTGCGGCTGATGCTCAGCAAGAAGGCATCCGACCTGTTTATCACTGCCGGTTTTCCGCCTGCCATCAAGGTCGATGGCAAGGTGACGCCGGTATCCAACCAGACCCTGACGCCTGCGCATACGCAGGAACTGGCGATGGCGATCATGAACAGCAAACAGGCTTCCGAGTTCGAGTCCACCAAGGAATGCAACTTCGCCATCAGCCCGCCGGATATCGGCCGTTTCCGGGTTAACGCTTTTGTGCAGCAGTCGCGCGTGGGGCTTGTCCTGCGCACCATCACGGCCAAGATTCCGAAATTCGAGGAGCTTGGCCTGCCCGAAGTGCTCAAGGATGTTGCCATGACCAAGCGCGGTCTGGTGATTTTCGTCGGCGGCACGGGCTCCGGTAAATCCACCTCGCTGGCGGCGATGGTGGGTTACCGTAACGAAAATAGCTTTGGTCACATCATCACCATCGAGGACCCGGTGGAATATGTGCACGACCACAAGAACTGCATCGTGACCCAGCGCGAGGTCGGCGTGGATACCGATAACTGGTTTGCTGCGCTGAAAAATACCCTGCGCCAGGCGCCGGATGTGATCCTGATCGGCGAGATCCGCGACCGCGAAACCATGGATTACGCCATTGCTTTCGCCGAGACCGGCCACCTGTGCCTCTCCACTCTGCATGCCAACAGCACCAACCAGGCACTGGACCGGATTATCAACTTTTTCCCGGAAGAGCGGCGTGACCAGTTGCTGATGGATTTGTCCCTCAACCTCAAGGCCTTTGTTTCGCAACGCCTGATCCCGATGAAAGAGGGCAAGGGCCGTGCCGCCGCGATCGAGATCATGCTCAATTCACCGCTGATCTCGGACCTGATTTTCAAGGGGGATGTGCACGAGATCAAGGATGTCATGAGCCGCTCGCGCGAACTGGGCATGCAGACTTTCGACCAGTCGCTGTTCACTTTGTATGAGGAA
The sequence above is drawn from the Sulfuricella sp. genome and encodes:
- a CDS encoding P-II family nitrogen regulator is translated as MNEDIIVLTDVVLITVIVQRGVADTVVQAAQKAGAQGATIFYARGTGVRQRHLGVLGVAVNAEKEVVYIVASTDQADRIFERIFVAAKLDTPGMGMIYMTHLEKMATHVPHDLVARIASHE
- the mgtE gene encoding magnesium transporter, translated to MSDSHQNAPRESVQESLKRVVELLHKHELVESLVNKQDMPRHDLVQQLVHKQNLAELQNTLDALHPADVAYILEALPLDQRLVVWELVRADRDGDILLEVSDAVRESLIATMDTAELRAAAEQLDTDEIADLAADLPREVIEELFKSLDKEEQAQLQSALSYSEGTVGSLMDFDMVTIREDISLEQVLADLRKLGELPSHTDKLFVVDNKEKLRGILPLKRLLLHNPEALVSAAMSDVPVVFNGNDKASDAASAFERYDLVTAPVVNSYNKLVGRLTVDEVMDFIREEAESDVLAMAGLREEEDMFASVWKSMQNRWTWLAINLVTAFIASRVIGVFEGSIEKIVALAALMPIVAGIGGNSGNQTITMIVRGLALGQIHPSSMRKLFIKEIGVSLVNGLIWGSILGLLAYALYQNAALGAVMTGAMILNLLLAASMGVFIPLAMHKFGRDPAVGSSVLITAVTDSGGFFIFLGLATLFLL
- a CDS encoding YggS family pyridoxal phosphate-dependent enzyme, with the protein product MTTIISALQAVKQRIESTALRAGRVPQDIRLLAVSKTFPAEAVREAFRAGQNAFGESYVQEAVGKIAALSDLPLEWHFIGPLQSNKTRLVAEHFSWVHSVDREKTADRLSFARPAQLPPLQVCLEVNVSGEASKGGVAPQELEALAAHVRTLPRLQLRGLMAIPAATENAALQRQQFRAVRELLDQLNRKNFQLDTLSMGMSNDLEAAIAEGATIVRIGTAIFGARNMRR
- a CDS encoding type IV pilus twitching motility protein PilT, producing the protein MEISDLLAFSVKNKASDLHLSAGLPPMIRVNGDVRRINVDSLDHKGVHGMVYDIMNDGQRKFYEENLEVDFSFEIPGLARFRVNAYNQNRGAAAVFRTIPSKVLTLEQLNCPPIFKDIADQPRGIVLVTGPTGSGKSTTLAAMINHINENEYGHILTVEDPIEFVHESKRCLINQREVGPHTLSFSNALRSALREDPDIILVGEMRDLETIRLALTAAETGHLVFGTLHTSSAAKTIDRIIDVFPAAEKEMVRSMLSESLRAVIAQTLLKTKDGSGRVAAHEIMVGTPAIRNLIRENKIAQMYSAIQTGQNLGMQTLDQCLTDLVRRNVVAPNEARTKAMNKDSFGG
- a CDS encoding PilT/PilU family type 4a pilus ATPase — its product is MEREQAQKFMHDLLRLMLSKKASDLFITAGFPPAIKVDGKVTPVSNQTLTPAHTQELAMAIMNSKQASEFESTKECNFAISPPDIGRFRVNAFVQQSRVGLVLRTITAKIPKFEELGLPEVLKDVAMTKRGLVIFVGGTGSGKSTSLAAMVGYRNENSFGHIITIEDPVEYVHDHKNCIVTQREVGVDTDNWFAALKNTLRQAPDVILIGEIRDRETMDYAIAFAETGHLCLSTLHANSTNQALDRIINFFPEERRDQLLMDLSLNLKAFVSQRLIPMKEGKGRAAAIEIMLNSPLISDLIFKGDVHEIKDVMSRSRELGMQTFDQSLFTLYEEGLISYEDALRNADSVNDLRLKIKLHGQESKDKDLMSGIDHLGIV